In a single window of the Zea mays cultivar B73 chromosome 5, Zm-B73-REFERENCE-NAM-5.0, whole genome shotgun sequence genome:
- the LOC100191402 gene encoding uncharacterized protein isoform X1: MQRNGVVECSVCHSRVVVPSPRSVSRAYDKHRSKMSSKFRALNVFLVVGDCILVGLQPILVFMSKVDGKFQFSPISVNFLTEVMKVIFAIVMLIIQSRKQKVGEKPLLARSTFIQAARNNVLLAVPALLYAINNYLKFIMQLYFNPATVKMLSNLKVLVIAVLLKFIMRRRFSVIQWEALALLLIGISINQLRTVPAGNTAFGLPVTAIAYIYTLIFVTVPSMASVYNEYALKSQYDTSIYLQNLFLYGYGAIFNFLGILGTALFQGPESFNILRGHSRATMFLICNNAAQGILSSFFFKYADTILKKYSSTVATIFTGLASAAFLGHTLTINFLLGISVVFISMHQFFSPLAKVKDDKPADLIELEDTQNHRSSESSFVNMTAGAAVDASHRIGTDERQPLLPT, encoded by the exons ATGCAGCGGAATGGGGTGGTGGAATGCAGCGTGTGCCACTCCCGGGTGGTGGTGCCGAGTCCCCGGAGCGTGTCCAGGGCATACGACAAGCACCGCAGCAAGATGTCGTCCAAGTTCCGCGCGCTCAACGTCTTCCTCGTTGTCGGCGACTGCATCCTTGTTGGTCTCCAG CCCATCCTAGTGTTCATGTCAAAGGTTGATGGGAAGTTCCAGTTCAGTCCCATCAGTGTTAACTTTCTGACCGAGGTTATGAAAGTCATCTTTGCTATTGTGATGCTTATAATTCAG TCTAGAAAGCAAAAGGTTGGAGAAAAGCCACTCTTGGCACGTTCAACCTTCATACAG GCAGCCCGTAACAATGTACTTCTAGCTGTTCCTGCTCTTCTGTATGCCATCAACAATTACTTAAAATTCATCATGCAG TTGTACTTCAATCCTGCGACTGTGAAAATGTTAAGTAATCTAAAG GTACTGGTTATAGCTGTTCTTCTGAAATTTATAATGAGAAGGAGATTCTCAGTTATTCAG TGGGAAGCTCTTGCTTTATTGCTTATTGGAATCAGCATCAATCAACTTCGAACTGTACCTGCGGGCAATACAGCATTTGGTCTTCCTGTCACTGCTATTGCATACATATATACATTGATTTTT GTAACTGTTCCTTCAATGGCTTCTGTCTACAATGAATATGCCTTGAAAAGCCAATATGACACTAGCATTTATCTTCAG AACTTGTTTCTGTATGGATATGGAGCAATATTCAACTTCCTTGGCATTCTCGGGACTGCCTTATTCCAAG GGCCAGAGAGTTTTAATATTCTTCGAGGACATTCGAGGGCCACGATGTTTCTCATATGTAATAATGCAGCACAAGGCATTCTATCTTCATTCTTCTTCAAGTATGCAG ACACAATTTTGAAGAAGTATTCGTCAACTGTTGCCACGATATTTACTGGCCTAGCTTCTGCTGCATTTTTGGGGCATACCTTGACCATTAATTTTCTCCTGGGCATATCAGTGGTGTTTATTTCAATGCACCAG TTCTTCTCTCCACTTGCTAAAGTCAAAGATGACAAACCAGCTGACTTAATAGAGTTGGAAGACACACAAAATCACCG GTCATCCGAATCTTCTTTTGTAAATATGACTGCTGGTGCTGCTGTTGAT GCGAGCCATAGGATTGGAACTGATGAGAGGCAACCCCTGTTGCCTACATGA